A window of Punica granatum isolate Tunisia-2019 chromosome 8, ASM765513v2, whole genome shotgun sequence genomic DNA:
ATCCTGTCATTTTCCACAGGAGGATGCCCACGTAGATGGCCACGACACAATCCACGCTGTAGTGGTGGTGCTCCCTTACTTCTCTTTGTGCGCTATGTGCCACGAGCAGCCATATGAGGACTGAGCTGAAGCCGCTGTACGCCTCCTGCAACCCCAAAATACAATAAAGATTAGTTTCATTGAACTTGCAGATTTTTCAGTAGAAGCCAATCAGGCGTCAGCCACTCGAATTTAGCATCCTACAACTACAGAAATCAGGAGCAACATCTGGAACTTACTGTCCAAGCCATAGCTGTCAGAACAGCTACAAGCATGTGGCCACTGTACATGAGGTCATTGCAGCCTCCTCCAGCTTTCTTCAACAGACTGAACCATGAAGAATCATCAGAAGCAGTTGGTCGCAGGAAATCTATTAGGAAGCTCATCACGCCCCAGTCTGGTTGGTGTTCTCCAAGATATTCTCCAGTATCAGCTGGCAAAATCATGAAAGAAAATGCGCAAACATTAGGTCCGTCTACCCCCAAAGGAAAATGGAATAAACATGCTTcttaaatttctttctttaaagCAGGAAACACATAATTTCACGTGACAGATTTCATAGCGAAGAAATGTTGCTTCAGGTCAAGTATTCAAAACAGAAAACAGATGGTCCTTTCCTTATTCTGTATGTCTTATAGAGAGCTTTGTCTGCATAATGTGCATTTCcgttataaatttataattcctATTGAAACCTTTCACATAACAGCTACGATAGAAATCTTATCTCCAAGTTACAGGGGAGTTAAGTAAGACCAAATGTAGAAAATGGCAGATAACAGAGTACATACCGTAGGCCATGTCGAGATTTAGCACTTGACGAATGGAGTCAGAATCGGTGTAAGGGACATAATATTTTTGCACCCAAGGGTGAGGGTGCGTGGGGACACTAAAGCGAGAAGCAGCACACCAGGGCCGAGCAGACGGCAGGATCGTGGAAGAAAAAGTTATGGCGCGAAGAAGGCGGCCTATTGCCATGGTGAACATGTACCTCGCACCGAGCCCAAGGCCAGGGGCTGTCACTGAGTCAAATAGCACCGAGAAAGCTAGCATCATGAAGAGCATCAGGTAATGGTGAAGCCCAATGATTCGGGCTCTCAGCAGATCAACGAGTGGTTGAGGTAGCTTCTCATTCAGGTCCAAAAGCAGCCACTGCCCGGGGTCAGGAAGAGGAGCTGCCTCCCTGTTCAGAAATTTCAGAGGATGGAGCACAACTGATTATGAAACGACTTTATAGCGAAAACATCATTATTCATGCAAATTTAAGCTAACCAAGACAATTCAAAAGCTATATCATAGGTCCTAATCATCTTTAAAGAAATTAGTACCCAGATATATCTCCACCGATGGTCGTCCAGGACAATGTGGGTGATTTACGGGGTTTTTTAGTAACCGACGAAGTATACATGCAGAGCTAGAATCACCGGCATCCACAAAATCGACCCTCGGGAAAGTAAGAGTAAAGGAAACAACTTGAAGTAATGCTATCTTCTACCAGATTTCCAAAGACCTATTAACAATGCCACAAATGCAAATCGATAGGTTCTTAGATGACATACAAGGAAAGGAACTAAGCCATTTCCGacccaaaaaaggaaaaaacaagACAATTGAACCCACATTTAAGAAAGTGGTGCACAACAATTATATCTATTATCAAGTAGCAGTAAATAGAGTAACTAAAGATCTTGTGTTTCCAATTAATGAAACGTCCAATTGGATAACGATCTGATGGGATCAACTTCAATCATATGGTTCATTAAATTCACCAAAGAATCTTAACTGTACGGCCAAAATAGCAAAGATCTTGCCACAGGgtaagaaaattatattaagtGGGCAAATGGGGGTGAAGCTGGTAGATACTGACCGGTGCCAATCGAGGCCAAGAACGGCGGTGACGGAGCGCACGGACACAGCTTCGTAGAGC
This region includes:
- the LOC116189594 gene encoding uncharacterized protein LOC116189594 — translated: MRRSLPRSGGLGLAAISYVAVDYLRHLSPTWHARLQPALWSVLALTAVARVPFYKHWSAEFRSAIPFVASMVFMLLALLYEAVSVRSVTAVLGLDWHREAAPLPDPGQWLLLDLNEKLPQPLVDLLRARIIGLHHYLMLFMMLAFSVLFDSVTAPGLGLGARYMFTMAIGRLLRAITFSSTILPSARPWCAASRFSVPTHPHPWVQKYYVPYTDSDSIRQVLNLDMAYADTGEYLGEHQPDWGVMSFLIDFLRPTASDDSSWFSLLKKAGGGCNDLMYSGHMLVAVLTAMAWTEAYSGFSSVLIWLLVAHSAQREVREHHHYSVDCVVAIYVGILLWKMTGFLWPPKDKERAKRLSRLEKIQSRLVQAAKDSDMAQVRELLEGVELRTQEGPKKRPIWVVWIFPCVTIFAALVIVLLAFTLTSDG